The nucleotide sequence CTGCCCGGATCGGAGAATGATTTGATGATTTTGAGCGGGAAACTGCATTTGGTAAGATTGCTGCTGCATGGCATACTGCGACTGTAAAAAAGCAAGCTTGTCCGACTCACTCCAACCCCAAAGTGCCATTTCTTCGATTCTCGTAGAACAGTACAATTCCCAAATAAATGCTTCGTCTTGCTCGTGTTCAAAAGGTCTGGTATGTACCATAATCCTCCTTGCAGCAATCGCTGTACTTTTCTGATATCCTGCCTGATTAAATAGCAATCATAAATCATGATATCATTAGCCAAATTCCTTCTGACACTAACTAAAGTTAGCTCTTTTATCGCTTGCAAAAATAAGGAAGAACCCATATACTTTGGTTTAAATGATTAAGTTTATTAACGGAGTGTGCAATGACGAATCCAACCTGCAATGAAAAAGCGATTCAACTATTTATGGAGTTAAGTCCATACTTCCAAGGCTTGGGTGATCCGATTCGGCAGCAAATCGTAGCTCTTCTCCTCGACAAGGAAAGCATGAATGTAACACAAATTGCCGAGCATATTCCCATGTCTAGACCTACGGTGTCTCATCACTTGAAAATATTAAAACAAGCGGGCCTGGTAAACGTTCAAAAGAAAGGAACAGAGATGTTTTATCGGCTTGAAATTACAGAAGCGATCAGGCTTTTCAAGCAATTGGTGACTTTCGTCGAGGAAGAGTGCAACTGAATTTGAACCGTCACGAAAAGGGACAGTGTGTCCCTGTTTTTCACACCTATACGTTAATAAACTTAAACGAATAAACATTTAATCAAAGGGGCGATTTTCATGAATCTTACCAAAGTTTTCATTGTCGGTGGCTACGGAACAGTTGGGAGCCAAATTGCCAAGATCCTGCATGATCGTCACCCTACTCTCGAATTATTGCTGGGAGGAAGGTCTGCGGGAAAGCCTTTGCCTTTTGCGTCCACTCGGCTAAAGCCTTTCCTTCTGGACATCTCCAAATCCGATCCTCTCGCCCATGCTCCGGATGATTTGACCTTGATCATTAGTGCAGTAAATGATCCTGATGACACACTGCTACTTGCTGCTGTTCGCCGACAGATTCCTCTGATTGACGTCACACGTTGGACAGAACGATTTTCACGATCGATCGAACGCTTGAAGAATGAGAACCTTGGCTCTCCAGTCACTCTCGCCTCAGGTTGGATGGGGGGAACTGTAGCGCTTCTCGCAAGCATACATACAGCTACCCTGCAAGATGTCCAGATACATCTTCACGCCCTTTATTCCATGCAAGACAAAGCAGGTCCAGATTCCACCGACTATATGGATCGAATGACGATCCCTTTTACTGTCACCACACCCACTGGCGTAAAAGAAGTGACACCCATGTCAGATCCGGTAGCCGTGACCTTTCCCAATGGGTTTCATACGAAATGCTATCGTCTTGACACACCTGATCACATGACGCTCGTGAAAGCCCAAAACGTAACTACCGCTGATTTTCGCATCGCCTTCGACCATAAACTGTCTACTTTTGCCCTCGTTTCATTGGTAAAAAGCCGGATATGGAATCTGCTCGGCAAGCGCACACGTCAAAAAATACTGTACAATCCAGGAGCAGGATCTCCTCACCATGTTGTCATCCAAATAAATGGGCGCAATCTGCATGGCGTAAAAGTGAAACGCCAAGTCGAGATTACTGATCCAAAAGGGCAGACTCATCTGACCGCTTTGGGAGCTGCCATTTTTGCACAATCAATCCTTCGGCAAAGCGAAAACGCAACTGTTGTGCCCGGCATTCTGTTTCCAGAGGATTTCGGCCATTTCGAAATGACTGCCGACGATATCCTCCAGTTTTATCGATCCGAAGGGGTCCAGATTGTGATCCACGACGAAACAAAAAAAGAGTAGGACGATCTGACCGCCGCCCTACTCTTCATCATGTATCACTTATGCTTCAAAAAAAGTTCGCGGGGATTTCCGCCATTCGCCCAATACTTTTTCCTGTTCGCTCGTAATAACCCCTTGCTCTGAAGCTACTTCCAAAAGTGCTGTGTAATTCGATATGGTGGAGCAAGGAATACCTGCTTCCTCAAACAAGGCTTGGGCATCCGGGAATTGGTAGCTGAAAATGGCTACGACCCCAAGTACCTCTCCACCATCAGCCTGCACCGCTTGCGCTGCTTTCAAGGAGCTGCCTCCTGTAGAAATCAGGTCTTCAATCACGACTACCTTTTGACCAGCCGCTAATGCGCCCTCAATCTGATTTTGGCGACCGTGGCCTTTTGCCTTGTCCCGTACGTAGATCATAGGCAGATCAAGCAGCTCTGCCACCCAGGCAGCATGTGGAATACCAGCAGTCGCTGTTCCCGCCACGACTTGCGCATCTGGGTACTGCTCCTTGATCAAATCGGCAAATGCTTTCGCAATGGCACGGCGCACATGCGGATAGGACATCGTGATCCGGTTGTCGCAGTAGATCGGGGATTTGATCCCGGACGTCCATGTAAAAGGTTGCTCCGGTCGCAGATGAACTGCCCCGATTTCGAGAAGATTCGCTGCAATTTGTTTAGCGGTTGTCATTGTCGTCATTTCCCTTATTCCCTCCAGCTGGCTACTTTACGAACGATCTTTTTCCACTGCTGCGACGATACTTTGCCAAACCCCGACCGGATCTTTTGCACCCGTAATGGCGCGTCCGATCACGAGGTAATCACTGCCCAAGCGGAATGCCTGTTCTGGCGTCGTGATACGCGTCTGATCGCCTTGATCTG is from Brevibacillus brevis and encodes:
- the pyrE gene encoding orotate phosphoribosyltransferase, whose translation is MTTMTTAKQIAANLLEIGAVHLRPEQPFTWTSGIKSPIYCDNRITMSYPHVRRAIAKAFADLIKEQYPDAQVVAGTATAGIPHAAWVAELLDLPMIYVRDKAKGHGRQNQIEGALAAGQKVVVIEDLISTGGSSLKAAQAVQADGGEVLGVVAIFSYQFPDAQALFEEAGIPCSTISNYTALLEVASEQGVITSEQEKVLGEWRKSPRTFFEA
- a CDS encoding ArsR/SmtB family transcription factor, translated to MTNPTCNEKAIQLFMELSPYFQGLGDPIRQQIVALLLDKESMNVTQIAEHIPMSRPTVSHHLKILKQAGLVNVQKKGTEMFYRLEITEAIRLFKQLVTFVEEECN
- a CDS encoding saccharopine dehydrogenase; translated protein: MNLTKVFIVGGYGTVGSQIAKILHDRHPTLELLLGGRSAGKPLPFASTRLKPFLLDISKSDPLAHAPDDLTLIISAVNDPDDTLLLAAVRRQIPLIDVTRWTERFSRSIERLKNENLGSPVTLASGWMGGTVALLASIHTATLQDVQIHLHALYSMQDKAGPDSTDYMDRMTIPFTVTTPTGVKEVTPMSDPVAVTFPNGFHTKCYRLDTPDHMTLVKAQNVTTADFRIAFDHKLSTFALVSLVKSRIWNLLGKRTRQKILYNPGAGSPHHVVIQINGRNLHGVKVKRQVEITDPKGQTHLTALGAAIFAQSILRQSENATVVPGILFPEDFGHFEMTADDILQFYRSEGVQIVIHDETKKE